CCGTGCTCTCGCGCGACGGCCACGCCGTGGTCTACTCCGGCGACGACCAGAAGAACGACTACCTCTACAAGTTCGTCTCCGCCAAGGCCTACCGCGAGGGCGACAAGGCCCACAACATGACCCTGCTGTCCGAGGGCACGCTGTACGTCGCGCAGTTCACGGGCGACTCCCCGGCCGCCGAGATCGACGGCTCGGGCGACCTGCCCTCGGACGGTGCCTTCGACGGCACCGGCCGCTGGATCCCGCTGGTCAAGGGCAACCGCTCGCTCGTGCCGGGCATGACCGTGGAGCAGGTCCTGGTGTACACGCGCCTGGCCGCGGACAAGGTCGGCGCCACGAAGATGGACCGCCCGGAGGACGTGGAGACCAACCCGGTCACCGGCAAGGTCTACATGGCCCTGACGAACAACGACAAGCGCACGGTCGCCACCGTGGACGAGGCCAACCCGGTCGCCTACACGGACGGCAAGCTGGGCAACCGCGACGGCCACGTCATCGAGATGACCGAGCGCCGCGGCGACCACACCGCCGAGCGCTTCGGCTGGAACATCCTGCTGCTCGCCGGTGACCCCGCGAAGTCCGAGTCGGCGTACTTCTCCGGCTACCCCCTGGACAAGGTCTCCCCGATCTCCTGCCCGGACAACCTGGCGTTCGACTCCGAGGGCAACCTGTGGATCTCCACGGACGGCGCCCCGGGCAAGATCGGCTACGGCGACGCCCTGCACAAGGTGACCCTCGAGGGCGCCGAGCGCGGCCGCGTGCAGCAGTTCCTCTCCGTGCCGGTGGGCGCCGAGACCTGCGGCCCGGTCATCCACGACCGGGACAACTCGGTGTTCGTCAACGTGCAGCACCCGGGCGAGGACGGCGAGTGGGGCGCGCAGGAGTCCTTCTTCCCGGACTTCCTCCCGGCCTCCGGCCCGGTGCAGGTCGGGGACAGGGTCGCCGTGCCGCGTCCGTCCGTGGTCCAGGTCTTCTCGACCACCGGCAACAACGCCCGGAAGTGATCCCCGCCGGGCCCGGTGCGGCCGGGCCCCGTCCCTGACCGGGACACCCGCGAGCGGTGCACGGAGTGGTCCGTGCACCGCTCGTCGTTAACCTCCCGCCCAGCCGTGCTCGGTAGGGTGACCCCATGGAGCACACCCGGCGCGAACTCCCGCAACCCCCGTCCCTGGCCCTGGACTCCCGGCAGGTCGCCCTCACGGTGACCGACGCCCTCGTCGAGGGCGGCCTGCGCGAGGCCGTGATCGCCCCCGGATCGCGCTCGGCCCCCCTCGTGTACGCCCTCGCCGAGGCCGAGCGGGCCGGCCGCCTCCGGCTGCACGTGCGCGTGGACGAGCGCGCGGCCGCGTTCACCGCGCTGGGCCTGTCCCTGGCCTCGGGCCGGCCGGTCGGCGTCGTGACGACGTCCGGCACGGCGGTGGGCAACCTGCTGCCCGCGATCATGGAGGCCGACCACGCCGGCGTGCAGCTCATCGCGCTGACCGCCGACCGCCCGGCCGAGCTGCAGGGCACCGGCGCCAACCAGACCACCGCCCAGGACGGCATCTTCCCGCTGCACCTGCGCTTCGGCCAGACCCTCTCCGGGGACGTGCCCGTGGACCTCAACGCCGAGGAGGTCCCCGCCTGGCTCGCGGAGGAGGCAGCCCAGGTCTCCGGGCCGGGGGCCGACCCCCGGGCGGCGGCGCTCGAGCGGCACCGGCGGAGCCTGGCGAACACCGTCTCCCGGGCGCTGCTGGCCGCCAACGGCTTCGCCACGGAGGACGTGGAGGGCTTCGGCGGGGTGCCCGGCGTGGCCATCCGCGAGTCCGCCCCCGGTCCTGTGCACCTGAACCTGCGCTTCCGCGCGCCGCTGGTGCCGGAGGAGTCCGCGGTCCCGCAGGGGGACGTGGCCCCGGCGGCCGAGCCGGTCGCGCCGCCGGCGCCGGCCGAGGTGCGCCCTGCGGAGCTCTCCGAGCAGCTGGACCTGGAGGCCACCGGGCTGCACGAGGCGCGCACGGTCGTGGTGGCCGGCCACGGCGCGGGTCCGCTGGCCGCGGCGTTCGCCTCCGCGCTCGGCCTGCCCCTGCTGGCCGAGCCGAGCTCCAACGCCCGGTTCGGGCCCAACGCGATCGGCGCCTACCCGCTGCTGCTCGGCTCCGCCGGCGGCCTGGGGGAGGACTCGCACCCGCTGGCGGCGCAGGTCGAGCAGGTCATCCTCTTCGGCCGCCCCACGCTGACGCGCCAGGTCACCGCCCTGCTGGGGCGGGAGGACCTGCACACCGCCTTCCACCAGCCCGAGCCCGTGGCCTGGTTCGTCCCCGGGACCCGGCGCGAGCGCCCCGTCGAGGACCTCGAGGAGCTCGCGGTGGTGGCCGGCCGGGGGCCGGCCGGCTGGCTCGCGGCCTGGCAGCGGGCCGGCAACCGGGCCCAGTCCGCGCTGGACGCGGCGCTGGCCACCCGGCACGACGACGTCGGCCACCCCGGCGCCCTGCGCACCGGCCAGCTCGTGGCCAGCACCGTCCGCGGGCCGCTCGTGCTCGGCTCGTCCTCCGTGATCCGGGACGTGGACCTGTCCTGGCGGCCGCCCACGGCCCCCGCCTCGGTGGTGTACGCCAACCGGGGGCTGTCCGGGATCGACGGCACGGTCTCCACCGCCACCGGCATCGCCCTGGCCACCGACCGGCGCACCGTGCTGCTGTGCGGGGACCTGACCCTGCTGCACGACGCGAGCGGGCTGCTCATCGGCCCCGGCGAGCGGGAGCCGGACCTGGACATCGTGGTGGTCAACGACGGCGGCGGGGCGATCTTCGCCGGGCTCGAGCACGGCGCGGTGGCCCGCCGCCCGGGCATGGCGCCGGTCGTGGAGCGGTTCTTCGGCACCCCGCAGCACGCGGACGTCCGCTCCCTGTGCGCCGCCTACGGCGTCGAGTGGGCGCCCGTGGACAGCGAGGACGCCCTCATCGCGGCCCTGGGCCTCGGCTCGCCCGTGCGTGGCCGGCGCGTGCTGGAGCTGCGTTCGGACCGCGCCGCGCGCCCCGAGGTGCGCCGGCTGGTGGAGGAGGCCGTCCGGGCCACCTTCGCGGCGGAGTGAGCGCGTCCGCCGGCCCGGTCAGCGCAGCGGGTCGAACGGGGCCAGCACCGGGTCCGTGCGGCCCGTGACGATCCGCTCGGCCAGCAGCTTGCCGGTGGCCGGGCCCAGCACGAAGCCCCACATGCCGTGGCCGCCGGCCACGAACACGCCGGGGGCGCGGGTGGCCCCCACGAGCGGCAGCCCGTCCGGGGTCACCGGCCGGGAGCCGACCCACTCGTCCCGGCGGTCCTCCAGGTCCACGCCGGCCAGCAGGTCCCGCGCCTGGCGCACGATCGCCTCGATCCGCCGCGGCTGCAGCGGCTCGTCCGGGCCGCGGAACTCCATGGTGCCGGCGATCCGGAACCGCCCGGCGTACGGGGTGCAGGCGATGCGCTGGTGCGGCAGGTACACGGGGTGCAGCGCCGGCTGTTCCGTGGCCACCGTGAAGGAGTAGCCGCGGCCGGCCTGGACGCGCACCCGCACGCCCGCGTCCCGCACCAGCCGGGGCAGCCAGGCGCCGGTGGCCACGACCACGGCGTCCCCGCCGAGCGACTCCCCGGTGGAGAGCACCACGCCGGGCCGGACGCCGCCGGTGGTCAGCGAGGTGACCTCGGCGCCGGTGCGCAGGGTCCCGCCGCGGGCCACCACGGCGTCGGCGAGGGCCTGGACGAAGGGCCCGGGCTCGAGGAACCGCTGGCCGTCCAGGCGGTAGACCACCTCCACCGCCTCGGAGAGCTGCGGGGCCAGCGCGCGGGGGTCCTCGACCCGCTCCAGCGGCGCCTCCTGGCCGTGGCGGACCACGCCGGCCACCTCCCGCAGGAAGCCGGTGGCGTGACGCTGCTCGGTGAAGCCGACCACGAACGGCCCCTCCCGCGTCCACGAGTCCACGCCGGAGCCGGTCAGCTCGTCGAAGGCCTCCAGCGCGATCCGGTCGATCGGCGTCAGGGCCGCCATGGTCCGCTCCCAGGCCCGGGGCGTGGCGTGGGCCATGAACCGGGCGAAGAAGGACCACGTGGCCGGCGCCCAGCGGGCGGGCACGTGCAGGGCCGCGTCCGGGTCCAGCAGGGCGGTGGGGCCATAGGTCCACAGCCCGGGCTCGGCCAGCGGGATGGTCTTGCCGGGGGCGAGCCAGCCGGCGTTGCCCCACGAGGACCCGGCGGCCACGCCCTCCCGGTCCAGGACGGTCACGTCCACCCCCCGCTCCTGCAGGTGCCAGGCGGTGCTCAGTCCCACGATGCCCGCGCCGATGACGAGGGCGCTCTCCATGCGTTCCATACGGGCCAGCGTGACAGGTCTCACGTCCGTCCGGGGGGCGGGCCGCAGGACCTGCGGCAGGCTCCCACCTGGGCCGAAGCTCCTGCGGGCGGGCCGCAGGAGCTTCGCCCGCCGGCTCAGTCGCACAGGCCGAGGGCCTGGAGCATGGGCCGCATCTTGGCGGTCGTCTCGGCCAGCTCGGCCGCCGGGTCCGAGGCGGCGACGATCCCGCAGCCGGCGTACAGCCGGGCGGTGTGCGCGTCCTCGACGACGGCCCCGCGCAGGGCGATCCCGAACTCCCCGTTGCCGTTGCCGTCCAGCCAGCCCACCGGGCCGGCGAACAGCCCGCGGTCCATGCCGTGGTCCTCGGCCTCGAGCCGGTGGATGAGCGCTGCGGCGGTCTCGCGCGGGGTGCCGCACACGGCGGCGGTGGGGTGCAGCACCTCGGTCAGGGCCAGGGCGCCGGGGCCGGTGCGGCGGGCGCCGTCCGCGCCGACGAGCCGGGCCGTGACGTCCGTGGCGAGGTGCCACACGTTGGGCAGCTCGAGCACGAACGGCTCGTCCGGGGCCTCGAGCGCGGTGGTGAAGGGCTGCAGCCGCTCGGTCAGGGACTCGACGGCCAGGCGGTGCTCGAGGCGCTGCTTGGGGTCCTCGGACAGGTGCCGTCGGGCGTGGTCGGCGCCGTCGGCCCCGGCGGGGGCCCCGTCCCGGTCGAGGGTGCCGGCCAGCACGCGGGCCCGCGCCGTGTCCCCGTCCACCTTCACCAGCATCTCCGGGGTCGAGCCGACCAGCCCGCCCACCGCGTACGTCCAGCAGTCCCGGTACCGCCGGGAGAGCGTGCGCAGCACGCCGGGCACGTCCAGCGGGCCGGGGGTGCGGACCACGGCGTCCCGGGCCAGGACGAGCTTGCTCAGCGTCCCGGCCTCGATGTGGCCCACCCCGCGCACCACGGCCTCGCGGTACCCCTCCGGCGTGATCGCGCCGTCGGCGAGCACGGGGGTCCCGGGGGCGCCGGGACCGGCGGCGGCGCGGCGTCGCCGCGCCGCCGCGAGCAGCGTGGAGAGCCGGTCCTCGGCCTCCGCGACGGTCGGCCGCCAGCCGGCGGCCGCGCGCGCGGCGTACGCGGGGGCGTCTAGGTCCACCTGCCAGGACAGCCAGGACCGGCCCCGCGAGGAGCCGACGACCACCTCGGGGACCACGAGCACCGAGTCCACGGGGCTGTCGTCCGCGAAGGCGAAGGCGGCGAAGGCCAGGGGCGAGCGCCGGGGCGGGCCGTCGTCCGGGACGCTCGAGCGGGGGGTGTCCGCCGCCTCGGCCGCGGTGGCGGCCTTCCACCAGCGCCGGGCTGCGGCGAAGCGGTCCGGGCCGGTGGTGGTGAACCGGGCCGCCGTGCCCAGGCCCACGAGGCCGTCGCCGAACCGGATCCAGGCGCACTCGTCGCCGGTGGCCAGCAGGTCCGCCAAGGGCCCGCCGCCGGGCACGGGGCGGGCGAAGGTGATGGACGCCAGCCGCGGTGCGGGCGCCCCGGGGCCGGGGTTGCTCATGACCCGTCCAGCCTACCGGCCGGGGACCGGGCGCCCGTCCGGGCGGCTCGTCGCCGGGCGGTGTGCCGGCCTCGCCCGGCCGGGCCCGGCCGGGCCCGGGGGAGTCTGGGAGAATGAGGGGGTGGAAGCAACGAGAACGCGCACCCGCGTGCTGATCGCCGGCGGCGGGCCCGCGGGGGCCACGGCCGCGTGGCACCTGGCCACCGCCGGGGTCGAGGTCACCGTGCTGGAGAAGACCGCCTACCCGCGCGAGAAGGTGTGCGGGGACGGACTGACCCCGCAGGCGGTGCGCGAGATGGACCTGATGGGCCTGGCCCACCGGCCCGAGGACGGCTGGCAGCACGTGCGCGGGCTGCGGCTGGTGGCCGAGGGACGCGCCGTGGAGGTCCCCTGGCCGACGACGGACACCTGGCCGGACTACGCGCTCGTGCGCACCCGGCAGGACTTCGACGAGCTGCTGGCCGCGCACGCCCGCGCCGCCGGGGCCCTCATCCTCGAGCGGCACGCCGTGACCTCGGTGCTGCGGGACGAGGCCGGCACCGTGACCGGGCTGCGCGCCGACCTGCTGGACGAGCGCGGGCGCCGGACCGGCCGGTCCCGGGAGTTCGCCGCGGACGTGGTGATCGCCGCGGACGGCAACTCCACCCGCACCGCGCTCTCGGCGGGCCTGTCCCGGCGCGAGGACCGGCCGATGGGCGTGGCCGTGCGGGCCTACTACGGCCTGCCCGAGGACTCGCCCCGGCGCCACGACGACTGGATGGAGTCCTGGCTGCAGCTGCCGGACGCCCAGGGCCGGCCGCTGCCCGGCTACGGCTGGCTGTTCCCGCTCGGGGACGGCACCGTCAACGTGGGCCTGGGCATCCTGGACACGTCCCCGCAGTTCGGCCGGCTGGACTACCGCTCGATCCTGAGGGACTGGTCCGGGGCGCTCACGGACAGCTGGGGCCTGTCCGAGGACACCCGCACCTCCCGCATCCTCGGCGCCGCGCTGCCGATGGGCTTCAACCGCACCCCGCAGCACGTGCCCGGGATGCTGCTCGTGGGGGACGCCGCCGGCATGGTGTCCCCGTTCAACGGCGAGGGCATCTCCTTCGCCATGGAGGCGGCCCGGCTGGCCGCGGACGTCACCGCGACGGCCCTGGCGCGCCCGACGGCGGCCGGCCGCGAGGCCGAGCTGGCCCGGTACCCGCGGCTCACCCAGCAGGCCTGGGGCGGGCACTTCGCGCTCGGCACCCACTTCGCGCGGCTGATCGGCCACCCCGCGGTGCTGCGCGCCGCACTCGCCACGGGGATGCGCACCGGCCCGCTGCTGCGCCGGGTGGTGCAGGTCATGGGCAACCTCGTGGACCGGGACGGGGGCACGGCGGTGGACCGCGCGGTGCGCCTGCTGGAGTCCGCCGTGCCCGCCGCCACCACGATGGACCCGATGCCGGTGCCCGGCGCGCCATTGGTTAGTCTGGACCGGTGACCTCACCTGAATCCGACGTGTCCCGGGGCCTGACCGAGCTGCCGGCCGGCTTCGAGCGGCTCGCCGAGCACGGCGCGCTGCTGGACGCCGTCACGGCCGCCCTGGAGCAGGTGGAGCAGGAGCTCGCCGAGACCGTGGCCAACACGGACCGGCTGGCCGACGACACGAGCCGCCACCTGCTCGAGGCCGGCGGCAAGCGGATCCGCCCGCTGCTGACCGTCCTGTCCTCCCTGCTCGGCCAGCCCGGCGTGGGCACGGGGCAGGTCGGCGAGGTGCCGGCCGCGGTGCGCTCGGCCG
This genomic window from Citricoccus sp. SGAir0253 contains:
- a CDS encoding isochorismate synthase MenF; this encodes MSNPGPGAPAPRLASITFARPVPGGGPLADLLATGDECAWIRFGDGLVGLGTAARFTTTGPDRFAAARRWWKAATAAEAADTPRSSVPDDGPPRRSPLAFAAFAFADDSPVDSVLVVPEVVVGSSRGRSWLSWQVDLDAPAYAARAAAGWRPTVAEAEDRLSTLLAAARRRRAAAGPGAPGTPVLADGAITPEGYREAVVRGVGHIEAGTLSKLVLARDAVVRTPGPLDVPGVLRTLSRRYRDCWTYAVGGLVGSTPEMLVKVDGDTARARVLAGTLDRDGAPAGADGADHARRHLSEDPKQRLEHRLAVESLTERLQPFTTALEAPDEPFVLELPNVWHLATDVTARLVGADGARRTGPGALALTEVLHPTAAVCGTPRETAAALIHRLEAEDHGMDRGLFAGPVGWLDGNGNGEFGIALRGAVVEDAHTARLYAGCGIVAASDPAAELAETTAKMRPMLQALGLCD
- a CDS encoding FAD-binding oxidoreductase, with translation MERMESALVIGAGIVGLSTAWHLQERGVDVTVLDREGVAAGSSWGNAGWLAPGKTIPLAEPGLWTYGPTALLDPDAALHVPARWAPATWSFFARFMAHATPRAWERTMAALTPIDRIALEAFDELTGSGVDSWTREGPFVVGFTEQRHATGFLREVAGVVRHGQEAPLERVEDPRALAPQLSEAVEVVYRLDGQRFLEPGPFVQALADAVVARGGTLRTGAEVTSLTTGGVRPGVVLSTGESLGGDAVVVATGAWLPRLVRDAGVRVRVQAGRGYSFTVATEQPALHPVYLPHQRIACTPYAGRFRIAGTMEFRGPDEPLQPRRIEAIVRQARDLLAGVDLEDRRDEWVGSRPVTPDGLPLVGATRAPGVFVAGGHGMWGFVLGPATGKLLAERIVTGRTDPVLAPFDPLR
- the menD gene encoding 2-succinyl-5-enolpyruvyl-6-hydroxy-3-cyclohexene-1-carboxylate synthase, translating into MEHTRRELPQPPSLALDSRQVALTVTDALVEGGLREAVIAPGSRSAPLVYALAEAERAGRLRLHVRVDERAAAFTALGLSLASGRPVGVVTTSGTAVGNLLPAIMEADHAGVQLIALTADRPAELQGTGANQTTAQDGIFPLHLRFGQTLSGDVPVDLNAEEVPAWLAEEAAQVSGPGADPRAAALERHRRSLANTVSRALLAANGFATEDVEGFGGVPGVAIRESAPGPVHLNLRFRAPLVPEESAVPQGDVAPAAEPVAPPAPAEVRPAELSEQLDLEATGLHEARTVVVAGHGAGPLAAAFASALGLPLLAEPSSNARFGPNAIGAYPLLLGSAGGLGEDSHPLAAQVEQVILFGRPTLTRQVTALLGREDLHTAFHQPEPVAWFVPGTRRERPVEDLEELAVVAGRGPAGWLAAWQRAGNRAQSALDAALATRHDDVGHPGALRTGQLVASTVRGPLVLGSSSVIRDVDLSWRPPTAPASVVYANRGLSGIDGTVSTATGIALATDRRTVLLCGDLTLLHDASGLLIGPGEREPDLDIVVVNDGGGAIFAGLEHGAVARRPGMAPVVERFFGTPQHADVRSLCAAYGVEWAPVDSEDALIAALGLGSPVRGRRVLELRSDRAARPEVRRLVEEAVRATFAAE
- a CDS encoding geranylgeranyl reductase family protein — protein: MEATRTRTRVLIAGGGPAGATAAWHLATAGVEVTVLEKTAYPREKVCGDGLTPQAVREMDLMGLAHRPEDGWQHVRGLRLVAEGRAVEVPWPTTDTWPDYALVRTRQDFDELLAAHARAAGALILERHAVTSVLRDEAGTVTGLRADLLDERGRRTGRSREFAADVVIAADGNSTRTALSAGLSRREDRPMGVAVRAYYGLPEDSPRRHDDWMESWLQLPDAQGRPLPGYGWLFPLGDGTVNVGLGILDTSPQFGRLDYRSILRDWSGALTDSWGLSEDTRTSRILGAALPMGFNRTPQHVPGMLLVGDAAGMVSPFNGEGISFAMEAARLAADVTATALARPTAAGREAELARYPRLTQQAWGGHFALGTHFARLIGHPAVLRAALATGMRTGPLLRRVVQVMGNLVDRDGGTAVDRAVRLLESAVPAATTMDPMPVPGAPLVSLDR